The Megachile rotundata isolate GNS110a chromosome 8, iyMegRotu1, whole genome shotgun sequence genome has a segment encoding these proteins:
- the pio gene encoding zona pellucida domain-containing protein piopio isoform X1, which produces MYRTMDWRGVALAFLLITIARHSTTHAAQIPQQPSTSTVAIASTVQIECASESIVVHISTEGNTEFHGLVYPRGLSKNSSCLQEYRSQPAPITYNLPLRSCNTMPTELDDGGIEYFNTIVVQPHLKLVTNQGRGFHVRCRYQTRDKVVTNDQTHVAMLQSLPLQATAPMPGCTMKIFSGDPTRHQVAENVKIGDPLTLVISIDRQEMFGLKISDCLVRDGLGWGEQRLINDEGCPVDGEIMGQFTYNEDKTEAKVNFQAHKFPYTASVYYQCNVRLCIKHDGGCTNTPPACNLVSRRRRDTTNNNVAKGVEGLDGGTPATIEVYSGLYVNEASDIGAKSEFTDDVFKERTIDDPNSICISQRSFAIGIAIAGLILMLAVVAAILVLLAKRRHKTVSTTGSSIYSGPYTNTAYSHSS; this is translated from the exons ATCACAATAGCGAGGCACAGCACCACACACGCAGCCCAAATACCCCAGCAACCGTCTACGT CAACCGTTGCGATAGCGAGTACCGTGCAGATCGAGTGTGCGAGCGAGTCGATAGTCGTCCACATTTCGACCGAGGGTAACACGGAGTTCCATGGTCTGGTGTATCCACGGGGTTTATCGAAGAACAGTTCTTGTCTGCAAGAATACAGGAGTCAACCAGCTCCCATAACTTACAACCTACCCCTCAGATCGTGCAACACCATGCCCACCGAGTTG GACGACGGAGGTATCGAGTACTTCAACACGATAGTGGTGCAACCACACCTGAAGCTGGTCACGAATCAGGGCAGGGGTTTTCACGTGCGATGTCGATACCAGACTCGGGACAAAGTGGTAACGAACGACCAGACCCACGTGGCTATGCTGCAGTCTCTACCGTTGCAG GCTACAGCGCCTATGCCAGGATGCACGATGAAGATCTTCAGCGGAGATCCAACGAGGCATCAAGTGGCGGAGAACGTGAAAATCGGAGACCCTTTGACCTTGGTCATCAGCATCGACAGGCAGGAGATGTTCGGTTTGAAGATCTCCGACTGCCTGGTGCGCGATGGTCTGGGCTGGGGAGAGCAAAGGCTCATCAATGACGAGGG CTGTCCAGTGGACGGAGAGATTATGGGACAATTCACGTACAACGAAGACAAAACGGAAGCGAAGGTGAACTTTCAGGCACACAAATTCCCGTATACAGCGAGCGTGTACTATCAGTGCAACGTTAGACTGTGCATCAAACACGATGGAGGATGCACCAACACG CCGCCGGCGTGTAATTTGGTATCCAGACGACGCAGGGATACTACCAACAACAATGTGGCGAAAGGTGTCGAAGGTCTGGATGGAGGAACACCAGCTACCATCGAGGTTTACAGCGGACTCTACGTGAACGAAGCTTCGGATATCGGTGCAAAGTCAGAGTTCACCGACGATGTCTTCAAAGAAAGG ACTATTGACGACCCAAACAGCATCTGTATATCTCAAAGAAGCTTCGCAATCGGCATCGCGATCGCGGGTCTGATCCTCATGTTGGCGGTGGTGGCCGCCATTTTGGTTCTGCTCGCCAAAAGACGACACAAAACCGTGTCGACGACGGGGTCGTCCATCTACAGTGGACCCTACACGAACACCGCGTACAGTCACAGCAGTTAA
- the pio gene encoding zona pellucida domain-containing protein piopio isoform X2 — translation MDWRGVALAFLLITIARHSTTHAAQIPQQPSTSTVAIASTVQIECASESIVVHISTEGNTEFHGLVYPRGLSKNSSCLQEYRSQPAPITYNLPLRSCNTMPTELDDGGIEYFNTIVVQPHLKLVTNQGRGFHVRCRYQTRDKVVTNDQTHVAMLQSLPLQATAPMPGCTMKIFSGDPTRHQVAENVKIGDPLTLVISIDRQEMFGLKISDCLVRDGLGWGEQRLINDEGCPVDGEIMGQFTYNEDKTEAKVNFQAHKFPYTASVYYQCNVRLCIKHDGGCTNTPPACNLVSRRRRDTTNNNVAKGVEGLDGGTPATIEVYSGLYVNEASDIGAKSEFTDDVFKERTIDDPNSICISQRSFAIGIAIAGLILMLAVVAAILVLLAKRRHKTVSTTGSSIYSGPYTNTAYSHSS, via the exons ATCACAATAGCGAGGCACAGCACCACACACGCAGCCCAAATACCCCAGCAACCGTCTACGT CAACCGTTGCGATAGCGAGTACCGTGCAGATCGAGTGTGCGAGCGAGTCGATAGTCGTCCACATTTCGACCGAGGGTAACACGGAGTTCCATGGTCTGGTGTATCCACGGGGTTTATCGAAGAACAGTTCTTGTCTGCAAGAATACAGGAGTCAACCAGCTCCCATAACTTACAACCTACCCCTCAGATCGTGCAACACCATGCCCACCGAGTTG GACGACGGAGGTATCGAGTACTTCAACACGATAGTGGTGCAACCACACCTGAAGCTGGTCACGAATCAGGGCAGGGGTTTTCACGTGCGATGTCGATACCAGACTCGGGACAAAGTGGTAACGAACGACCAGACCCACGTGGCTATGCTGCAGTCTCTACCGTTGCAG GCTACAGCGCCTATGCCAGGATGCACGATGAAGATCTTCAGCGGAGATCCAACGAGGCATCAAGTGGCGGAGAACGTGAAAATCGGAGACCCTTTGACCTTGGTCATCAGCATCGACAGGCAGGAGATGTTCGGTTTGAAGATCTCCGACTGCCTGGTGCGCGATGGTCTGGGCTGGGGAGAGCAAAGGCTCATCAATGACGAGGG CTGTCCAGTGGACGGAGAGATTATGGGACAATTCACGTACAACGAAGACAAAACGGAAGCGAAGGTGAACTTTCAGGCACACAAATTCCCGTATACAGCGAGCGTGTACTATCAGTGCAACGTTAGACTGTGCATCAAACACGATGGAGGATGCACCAACACG CCGCCGGCGTGTAATTTGGTATCCAGACGACGCAGGGATACTACCAACAACAATGTGGCGAAAGGTGTCGAAGGTCTGGATGGAGGAACACCAGCTACCATCGAGGTTTACAGCGGACTCTACGTGAACGAAGCTTCGGATATCGGTGCAAAGTCAGAGTTCACCGACGATGTCTTCAAAGAAAGG ACTATTGACGACCCAAACAGCATCTGTATATCTCAAAGAAGCTTCGCAATCGGCATCGCGATCGCGGGTCTGATCCTCATGTTGGCGGTGGTGGCCGCCATTTTGGTTCTGCTCGCCAAAAGACGACACAAAACCGTGTCGACGACGGGGTCGTCCATCTACAGTGGACCCTACACGAACACCGCGTACAGTCACAGCAGTTAA